In SAR202 cluster bacterium, one genomic interval encodes:
- a CDS encoding glycosyltransferase family 4 protein, which translates to MGPGAMKLRASLATLSRRQKAKAGPSEVEARTRPSPAAVLFINTTEFFGPVMQVHSRIIKRLDPQDYRVIVATNRRGDSHDQFRKIDGIDIRLYNLGVSFNSYSKSPLGRGAALISNLESIGNIPRLIGLIWKERVKVIHSASAPRMVLLGAALALLTPAKLVVHVHEKPSSLRGVKRVLVKWASQRAKAVITVSKFIARDMEILGVDSKKIWPVLNTVDAERFNPHASGEAIRREFGVKPDELLVVVVGRIVKEKGQWDLIEAMAMVKERCPKAKALLVGWSPPGDGYLEELRSYRDTLGLADTVIFGKPRTDIPEVTAAADVVAVPSTKSDPCPLVVLEAMASGKPVVGTITGGIPEMLVEGTGLLAPPREPAALAGALITLLSDASLRRRLGEAARRRVERDFYEGRLAEQVSEVYRAVVGSEARQAVVK; encoded by the coding sequence ATGGGTCCTGGCGCGATGAAGTTACGAGCAAGCCTGGCGACACTCTCGCGCCGCCAGAAGGCGAAGGCTGGCCCATCGGAAGTCGAAGCGAGGACAAGGCCCAGCCCCGCGGCTGTCCTTTTCATAAATACCACTGAATTCTTTGGCCCTGTGATGCAAGTCCACAGCCGGATAATCAAGCGCCTGGACCCGCAGGACTACCGCGTCATAGTGGCGACCAACAGGCGGGGCGACTCGCATGACCAGTTCAGGAAAATCGACGGCATCGACATCCGTCTCTACAACCTGGGCGTTTCCTTTAATAGCTACAGCAAAAGTCCCCTGGGAAGAGGCGCGGCGCTAATCAGCAATCTGGAGTCAATAGGGAATATTCCACGGCTCATAGGCCTTATCTGGAAAGAGAGGGTCAAGGTCATACACAGCGCCTCAGCGCCCCGGATGGTCCTGCTGGGCGCGGCGCTGGCGCTTTTGACCCCGGCGAAGCTAGTAGTACACGTCCATGAGAAGCCGTCTTCGCTGCGAGGCGTTAAGCGCGTTCTGGTGAAGTGGGCTTCTCAAAGGGCTAAGGCGGTCATCACGGTCTCCAAGTTCATAGCCAGAGACATGGAGATCCTCGGCGTCGACTCGAAGAAGATATGGCCGGTGCTGAACACCGTCGATGCGGAACGGTTTAACCCCCATGCCAGCGGCGAGGCGATACGCCGGGAGTTTGGCGTCAAGCCGGATGAGCTGCTGGTGGTGGTGGTCGGCAGGATTGTCAAGGAAAAAGGGCAGTGGGACCTCATCGAGGCCATGGCGATGGTAAAGGAGCGATGTCCCAAGGCCAAAGCCCTGCTGGTGGGCTGGTCGCCGCCAGGGGACGGCTACCTGGAAGAGCTGCGGAGCTATCGCGACACTCTTGGTCTGGCCGACACCGTTATATTTGGAAAGCCGAGGACGGATATTCCGGAGGTGACGGCGGCGGCGGACGTAGTGGCGGTGCCATCTACCAAGTCCGACCCGTGCCCGCTGGTGGTCCTGGAGGCTATGGCTAGCGGAAAGCCGGTGGTGGGCACCATCACCGGCGGCATACCCGAGATGCTGGTGGAAGGGACCGGGCTTCTGGCGCCGCCCAGGGAGCCTGCCGCGCTGGCCGGGGCCCTTATCACACTGTTGTCCGACGCATCGCTGCGTCGAAGGCTGGGGGAGGCGGCGCGGCGGCGGGTGGAGCGGGACTTTTACGAAGGGCGGCTGGCGGAGCAGGTGTCGGAGGTCTACCGCGCGGTGGTTGGGAGCGAGGCAAGACAAGCCGTCGTGAAGTAG
- a CDS encoding ornithine cyclodeaminase family protein, which translates to MALLLGDKEVTQVMSMKDCVGVMDDAFKQAGNGQTWNRPRSRIRMPRGFHHLMAAAVLGSKVFGLKTYTSFRAGVRFMIVLYDSETGDLLALVQGSQCSLMRTGAVTGVATKYMARQNASTVGIIGTGFQGRGQLEGVCAVRNVKSVKAFDAVPESLNKFCGDMSKKLGIEVKPAASAQDCVKGVDMVITMTTSREPVLLGDWLEAGQHVNAAGSNHWIRREVDDNVIKRSNIVVVDSLEDAKVEAGDLLYPIERGVIRWDQIHELASVAVGRVHGRDNDQQITLFESQGVAISDVAAAAYVYKKAKEQGLGTEIKLEL; encoded by the coding sequence ATGGCCCTGTTGCTAGGCGATAAGGAAGTAACGCAGGTTATGTCCATGAAGGACTGCGTGGGCGTCATGGACGATGCCTTCAAGCAGGCCGGAAACGGCCAGACTTGGAACCGCCCCCGCTCTCGAATACGCATGCCGCGAGGTTTCCACCATCTGATGGCGGCAGCGGTGCTTGGCAGTAAGGTCTTTGGCCTCAAGACCTACACCAGCTTCCGCGCTGGCGTGCGATTCATGATCGTGCTGTACGACAGCGAGACGGGCGATCTGCTTGCGCTGGTACAGGGCTCACAGTGCTCGTTGATGCGGACGGGTGCTGTGACGGGCGTCGCGACCAAGTATATGGCCCGTCAGAACGCCTCGACGGTGGGGATCATCGGCACGGGGTTTCAGGGCCGGGGGCAGTTGGAGGGTGTGTGCGCCGTGCGGAATGTGAAGTCCGTTAAAGCTTTTGACGCTGTGCCGGAGTCGCTGAACAAGTTCTGTGGGGATATGAGCAAGAAGCTGGGTATCGAGGTCAAGCCGGCCGCCAGCGCCCAGGATTGTGTCAAGGGAGTGGACATGGTCATCACCATGACTACGTCTCGAGAGCCGGTGCTGCTGGGAGACTGGCTCGAGGCTGGGCAGCACGTCAATGCCGCCGGCAGCAACCACTGGATTCGCCGCGAGGTGGACGATAACGTCATCAAACGCTCGAACATCGTTGTGGTGGACAGTCTGGAGGACGCCAAAGTGGAGGCGGGGGACCTGCTGTACCCCATCGAGCGCGGAGTGATTCGATGGGACCAGATCCACGAGCTGGCGTCGGTGGCGGTAGGTAGGGTCCATGGCCGCGACAACGACCAGCAGATAACGCTTTTCGAGTCCCAGGGCGTCGCTATAAGCGATGTGGCGGCGGCTGCGTATGTTTACAAGAAGGCCAAGGAGCAGGGACTGGGGACGGAGATAAAGCTGGAACTGTAG
- a CDS encoding CoA transferase, with the protein MKGNGQQGPLAGLRIIDSNTMVAMPTGMHILADMGAEVVKVDSHTVFRTEEARVIYADNDPGDQPWNREGSFNTLQRSKLGVTLNLKTPQGIELFKELVAISDVLVENNRAGTMERLGLGYDEMKKIRPDLIYVSNTGFGHTGPWRRYAGIGRMFELTCGLSQFTGYTDEGPRRVGKAFFDLHVGWMVVFAIMSALHHRQKTGRGQWIDFAMYQVGVSTMGDAVLDFIANGRNGKTMGNRHPSIAPHGVYPCKGDDKWVAISCENDQQWESLVTAMGSPSWATDEKFSDSLARWKNQDELDKNISQWTRHFENLKLTHMLQGVGLPAMAVMNSRELLTDEHMKARGFYEKVEHPAETKIGTKLYFGRPWKMSKTPSFIRRPAPNLGEHNEEIIGDLLGRSRQEMERLYELGVCGTVPDIKPTYKPPSYDQQMQEGTLTAIDTDYRKILGLE; encoded by the coding sequence TTGAAAGGGAATGGACAGCAGGGGCCTCTGGCAGGCCTTCGGATAATCGATTCCAACACCATGGTCGCCATGCCGACGGGGATGCACATCCTGGCGGACATGGGGGCCGAGGTGGTGAAGGTGGACAGCCACACCGTCTTCCGCACCGAGGAGGCCCGGGTTATCTACGCTGACAACGATCCCGGCGACCAGCCGTGGAACCGCGAAGGCTCCTTCAACACGCTGCAGCGCAGCAAGCTGGGCGTCACCTTGAATCTTAAGACTCCCCAGGGCATCGAGTTATTTAAAGAGTTGGTGGCTATCAGCGACGTGCTGGTGGAGAACAACCGGGCCGGCACTATGGAGCGGCTGGGCCTGGGCTATGATGAGATGAAGAAGATCAGACCGGACTTAATTTATGTCTCCAACACTGGTTTCGGGCACACTGGCCCGTGGCGTCGCTACGCCGGCATCGGACGCATGTTTGAACTGACCTGCGGCCTCAGCCAGTTTACAGGTTACACCGACGAAGGGCCTCGCCGAGTCGGCAAAGCCTTCTTCGACCTGCACGTTGGCTGGATGGTGGTCTTCGCGATTATGTCGGCGTTGCACCATCGCCAGAAAACCGGACGGGGCCAGTGGATTGACTTCGCGATGTACCAGGTAGGCGTGTCTACCATGGGCGACGCAGTCCTGGACTTCATCGCCAACGGCCGCAACGGCAAGACCATGGGCAATCGACACCCCTCTATAGCCCCCCATGGCGTCTACCCTTGCAAGGGCGACGACAAGTGGGTCGCCATATCCTGCGAGAACGACCAGCAGTGGGAGTCGCTGGTGACGGCCATGGGGAGCCCGTCGTGGGCGACGGATGAAAAGTTCAGTGACAGCCTGGCACGATGGAAAAACCAGGACGAGCTGGACAAGAACATTAGCCAGTGGACGCGGCACTTCGAGAATCTGAAGCTGACGCACATGCTCCAAGGCGTCGGGCTGCCAGCCATGGCGGTGATGAACAGCCGCGAACTGCTTACCGACGAACACATGAAGGCGCGGGGGTTCTATGAGAAGGTGGAGCACCCCGCCGAGACCAAGATCGGCACCAAGCTCTACTTCGGCAGGCCGTGGAAGATGTCCAAGACGCCATCGTTTATTCGCCGCCCTGCGCCCAATCTGGGCGAGCATAACGAGGAGATTATCGGCGATTTGCTGGGCCGGAGCAGGCAGGAGATGGAGAGGTTATACGAGCTCGGGGTGTGCGGCACTGTGCCGGACATCAAGCCCACGTATAAGCCGCCTAGCTACGACCAGCAGATGCAGGAAGGCACCCTGACCGCCATCGACACCGACTATCGAAAAATCCTGGGGTTGGAGTAA
- a CDS encoding CoA transferase — MPGLALDHFNVLDLSGNIAGPFCAKLLADYGAEVIKIEPPGHGDPARSAGPFFKDDPHPEKSLLYFYLNCNKRGVTLNLENSSGRKIFLELVKKADVLIESFLPGYMAKLGLGYEDLEKINPGLVVLSITHFGQDGPYKDYAGNDLAYYAMSGMMLTSGAYAREPLKHGHPQSYYMGGIIGSYTVSAALFSRYMTGEGQHIDLSLAECVAAHNYDSATRYVYSGTIERRAPKVEAFSTKGIQYEGIVPTKDGYISPTMQKGRPTAPFKEYATLLGHPELENPKYDTRQKVLDNREEVDDLLLPIIKNEWKKFDYYNTFMEEGFVAGVVQTSEDLVNCPQLDERGYFIGVEHPVIGKIKYPGEMFRLPDSPWSLRRPAPLLGQHNREVYCRELKYSKDDLVLLRQQGAI, encoded by the coding sequence ATGCCTGGCTTAGCTTTAGACCACTTCAACGTCCTGGACCTGAGCGGCAACATCGCCGGGCCTTTCTGCGCCAAGCTGCTGGCGGACTACGGAGCCGAGGTTATAAAAATCGAGCCACCGGGCCACGGCGACCCGGCCCGCAGCGCCGGCCCCTTCTTTAAGGACGACCCACACCCTGAAAAGAGCCTTCTCTACTTCTACCTCAACTGCAACAAACGCGGCGTGACGCTGAACCTGGAAAACTCGTCAGGGCGGAAGATATTCCTAGAGTTGGTGAAGAAGGCGGACGTGCTCATCGAGAGCTTCCTTCCTGGATACATGGCAAAGCTGGGCCTCGGTTACGAAGACCTGGAGAAAATTAATCCGGGGCTGGTAGTGCTTTCCATCACGCACTTTGGGCAGGACGGACCGTATAAAGACTACGCAGGCAACGACCTGGCCTACTACGCCATGAGCGGGATGATGCTGACCAGCGGGGCCTATGCCCGCGAGCCCCTGAAGCACGGCCACCCCCAGAGCTACTACATGGGCGGCATCATCGGCTCCTACACCGTGTCCGCGGCGCTGTTCTCGCGATACATGACAGGCGAGGGCCAGCACATCGACCTGTCGCTGGCCGAGTGCGTGGCGGCCCACAACTACGACAGCGCAACCAGATACGTTTACAGCGGTACTATCGAGCGCCGCGCGCCCAAGGTGGAAGCCTTTTCGACCAAGGGCATCCAATACGAAGGCATAGTGCCAACTAAGGACGGGTATATATCGCCCACTATGCAGAAGGGACGGCCTACCGCGCCTTTTAAGGAGTACGCCACCCTGCTGGGCCATCCGGAGCTTGAGAACCCCAAATATGACACGCGGCAGAAGGTGCTGGACAATCGAGAAGAGGTGGACGACCTGCTGCTCCCTATCATCAAGAACGAATGGAAGAAGTTCGACTATTACAACACGTTCATGGAGGAGGGGTTTGTGGCGGGGGTAGTGCAGACCAGCGAAGACCTGGTGAACTGCCCGCAGCTAGACGAGCGCGGCTACTTCATCGGGGTGGAGCACCCGGTCATCGGCAAGATTAAGTATCCGGGGGAGATGTTCCGCCTGCCGGACAGCCCCTGGAGCCTTCGGAGGCCCGCCCCGCTGCTGGGCCAGCACAATCGAGAGGTGTATTGCAGGGAGCTTAAGTACTCCAAAGACGACCTGGTGCTGCTGCGGCAGCAGGGGGCGATTTAG
- a CDS encoding dienelactone hydrolase family protein produces the protein MTVRWDNASVGGNAMRVYAAVPSSDGPHPAVVVIHHGAGVDGFTQDVVNRLWREGYAAVAPDLFHRQPERLPEGKRRIDLLKDSEIIADVNATVSYLRNAGAGKVGIVGFCMGGRVVYLAAGASKDFSAGACFYGGNIFKPWGGDGPTPFDRTKSVACPIIGFFGKDDPNPTPADVDKISKELTKHGKEHRFYSYTGAGHAFQNFLADSYRERAAKDSWGKMLRFFEEKLKAREMAGVR, from the coding sequence ATGACAGTCCGATGGGACAACGCCAGCGTCGGCGGCAACGCCATGCGCGTTTACGCCGCCGTCCCCTCCAGCGACGGCCCGCACCCGGCGGTGGTGGTCATCCATCACGGCGCGGGCGTCGATGGGTTTACCCAGGATGTTGTCAATCGGCTGTGGCGGGAGGGTTACGCCGCCGTGGCGCCGGACCTGTTCCATCGCCAGCCCGAGAGGCTGCCCGAGGGCAAGCGCCGCATCGATTTGTTGAAGGACAGTGAGATTATTGCTGACGTGAACGCCACAGTGTCGTATTTAAGGAACGCGGGCGCAGGTAAGGTAGGGATTGTAGGGTTCTGCATGGGCGGACGGGTGGTGTATCTGGCAGCGGGAGCCAGTAAGGATTTCAGCGCCGGGGCGTGCTTCTACGGCGGCAACATTTTCAAGCCCTGGGGCGGCGATGGCCCCACCCCCTTCGATCGCACCAAGAGCGTCGCGTGCCCCATCATCGGCTTCTTTGGCAAAGACGATCCCAACCCCACCCCCGCAGACGTGGATAAGATAAGTAAAGAGCTGACTAAACACGGCAAGGAGCACAGGTTCTATTCGTACACCGGTGCCGGCCACGCCTTCCAGAACTTCCTGGCGGACAGCTACCGAGAGCGGGCTGCCAAGGACTCGTGGGGTAAGATGCTGCGGTTTTTCGAGGAGAAGCTGAAGGCGAGGGAGATGGCGGGGGTAAGGTAG
- a CDS encoding ribbon-helix-helix protein, CopG family: MAKIAISLPDSVLDAVEKKRKSRGQSRSDFFRQAAEALLKRETEAIQKYIQGYLKYPETREGLDWLQGASREVLNEYPWDSEDDK; this comes from the coding sequence ATGGCTAAGATAGCTATTAGCCTTCCAGATTCCGTTTTGGATGCTGTTGAGAAAAAGCGCAAGTCGCGAGGGCAGAGTCGCAGCGATTTTTTCCGTCAGGCTGCTGAGGCCCTTCTAAAGCGAGAGACAGAGGCCATACAAAAATATATTCAGGGCTACCTTAAATATCCCGAGACTCGAGAAGGGCTGGATTGGCTTCAAGGAGCTTCTCGAGAGGTCCTTAATGAATATCCTTGGGACTCTGAGGATGACAAGTGA
- a CDS encoding type II toxin-antitoxin system PemK/MazF family toxin, protein MRRGEVWWADLPPPSGRRPVVLLSRDEAYSLREFVIMSPITTRRRGLSTEVSLGPEEGLPKSCVANLDVIITGPKASLKERIGVLSSAKLRAVEASMRFALGLED, encoded by the coding sequence GTGAGGCGGGGTGAGGTGTGGTGGGCAGACCTGCCGCCTCCATCGGGCCGTAGGCCGGTGGTGCTTCTATCTCGTGATGAAGCTTACTCCCTTAGAGAATTCGTTATCATGTCCCCTATTACGACACGCAGAAGAGGTCTTTCCACCGAGGTATCTCTAGGGCCGGAGGAGGGCCTTCCCAAATCTTGTGTCGCAAATCTGGATGTCATCATCACGGGACCCAAAGCCAGTCTTAAAGAACGAATCGGCGTTTTGTCTTCGGCCAAGCTGCGCGCGGTGGAGGCTTCAATGCGTTTCGCGCTGGGGCTGGAGGACTAG
- a CDS encoding SRPBCC family protein, giving the protein MPTTQVSINAPPEKVFPALSDLTRHAKWSIHNIEIKQLSGNGNVVGSEYSSGHAGKKGDIVKITKVDPNKTFAFRSAMPNKMEIDHTFNIRPEGTGTRVVHHMKMTKVPGAMILATPLLKLMIGMAAPGQDRKFLHNMKVEMEKR; this is encoded by the coding sequence ATGCCTACTACTCAGGTGTCTATAAACGCCCCGCCGGAGAAGGTCTTTCCCGCCTTGAGCGATCTTACGCGCCACGCCAAGTGGTCCATTCATAACATAGAGATCAAGCAGCTTAGCGGCAACGGCAACGTCGTCGGCTCCGAGTACTCTTCCGGCCATGCCGGCAAGAAGGGCGACATAGTGAAGATCACCAAGGTTGATCCCAACAAGACCTTCGCCTTCCGATCAGCCATGCCCAACAAGATGGAGATTGATCATACTTTTAATATCAGGCCGGAAGGCACTGGGACGCGAGTGGTGCATCACATGAAGATGACCAAGGTGCCGGGAGCTATGATTCTCGCCACGCCTCTTCTAAAGCTGATGATTGGAATGGCGGCGCCCGGACAGGACCGCAAGTTCCTGCACAATATGAAGGTGGAGATGGAAAAGAGATAG
- a CDS encoding NAD(P)-dependent oxidoreductase, translating into MRIGFIGTGRMGNPMARHLIEKGHQLKVHDLVHKATTNLEEMGAKWAATPKAASQGSDVVFTSLPGPKEVEAAVTGGDGVIEGAARGAVYIDLSTSSPTSTRKIAQALQARGVDMLDAPVSGGVVGAEAATLAVMVGGDEAVYRRVKPVLDCIGDKAMYCGPLGSGMVCKICNNLVTLSLAAFLPEVLTMGVKAGVDLGVLAKAITSGSGQNYALEKKYPNKLFKGDFDPGFSLAMAAKDMGLASALGKELGLPMEVANVLEQRYVEAMGRGLGPKDSDVVATLYEERTGVKLRLRGAKKS; encoded by the coding sequence ATGAGGATAGGTTTCATCGGCACGGGGCGCATGGGCAACCCCATGGCTCGCCACCTTATCGAAAAAGGCCACCAGCTGAAGGTGCACGACCTGGTACACAAGGCAACCACCAACCTGGAGGAGATGGGCGCCAAATGGGCCGCCACGCCCAAGGCCGCGTCCCAGGGCAGCGACGTAGTCTTCACCTCGTTGCCGGGGCCTAAGGAGGTGGAGGCGGCGGTAACGGGCGGGGATGGCGTCATAGAGGGCGCTGCCAGGGGCGCGGTGTACATCGACCTGTCTACTAGCTCGCCGACATCGACGCGCAAGATAGCCCAGGCGCTGCAAGCCAGGGGTGTCGATATGCTGGACGCCCCGGTCAGCGGCGGGGTCGTTGGCGCCGAGGCCGCCACCCTGGCGGTTATGGTGGGCGGTGACGAGGCGGTGTATCGACGGGTCAAGCCCGTGCTGGACTGCATTGGCGACAAGGCTATGTATTGCGGGCCGTTGGGAAGCGGGATGGTGTGCAAAATATGCAACAACCTGGTGACGCTGAGTCTGGCCGCGTTCCTGCCCGAGGTGCTGACCATGGGTGTGAAGGCAGGGGTGGACCTGGGGGTGCTGGCCAAGGCGATCACCAGCGGCTCCGGCCAGAACTACGCCCTGGAAAAGAAGTACCCCAACAAGCTCTTCAAGGGCGACTTCGATCCCGGCTTCAGCCTCGCGATGGCGGCCAAAGACATGGGGCTGGCTTCCGCCCTGGGCAAGGAGCTGGGGCTGCCTATGGAGGTTGCCAACGTGCTGGAACAGAGGTACGTCGAGGCTATGGGCCGTGGTCTGGGGCCGAAGGACAGCGACGTGGTGGCGACGCTCTACGAGGAGCGGACCGGCGTGAAGTTAAGACTCCGGGGCGCCAAGAAGTCCTAG
- a CDS encoding DNA replication/repair protein RecF: MPSLVASTDRRASGGTVYLSHLKLTNFRSFQHLELALPEGPSIFVGTNAQGKTTLLEAVYLLAIARAFRAENEREVVNWRAATAGHQAAVDGLLIGDNGRLRVIVGYQPTRATPAPQPSPSDGVGMLVRKEIRVGGVRRSAADLVGVLNAVLFSADDIQLVTGAPSQRRRFLDILISQADSSYLRSLQRYQKVLQQRNQLLKALREGRAKEPELDFWNVELTKEGAFITTKRVDAVRLLSVKAKSLLKELTQGREALEIDYRPSVEAEKNGTLETRMAQALTTSLRRDLSTGSTSVGPHRDDFKLLINGVDMSSYSSRGQARTLALALRLAEASYLSSVKGEPIMLLDDVLSELDVQRRRQVLERVQGFRQTLITTTDLAPFESGFLAMATIYGVNKASVQVVKGAGQVLSSEIEARLGLLGAPES, from the coding sequence ATACCCAGCCTGGTGGCCTCCACTGACAGGCGGGCGTCAGGGGGAACCGTGTATCTTTCCCATCTAAAGCTGACTAACTTTAGAAGCTTCCAGCACCTGGAACTGGCCCTGCCGGAAGGCCCCTCCATTTTTGTCGGCACCAACGCCCAGGGCAAGACCACGCTGTTGGAGGCCGTTTACCTCCTTGCCATCGCCAGGGCCTTCCGCGCCGAGAACGAACGCGAGGTGGTCAACTGGCGCGCCGCTACAGCAGGCCATCAAGCCGCCGTCGACGGGCTGCTGATAGGCGACAACGGCCGTCTTCGCGTTATCGTCGGCTACCAGCCGACGAGGGCCACGCCTGCGCCTCAGCCCTCGCCTTCCGACGGCGTTGGTATGCTGGTGAGGAAGGAGATTCGGGTGGGGGGCGTCCGCCGCTCCGCCGCCGACCTGGTGGGCGTGCTCAACGCCGTCCTCTTTTCCGCCGACGATATCCAACTGGTGACCGGCGCGCCATCGCAGCGACGCCGCTTCTTAGACATCCTCATCTCCCAGGCCGACTCTTCTTACCTGCGCTCGCTGCAGCGCTATCAGAAGGTCCTGCAGCAGCGCAATCAACTGCTTAAGGCCCTGCGCGAGGGACGGGCGAAGGAGCCTGAACTCGACTTCTGGAACGTTGAGCTTACGAAAGAGGGCGCATTTATTACGACAAAGCGCGTCGATGCCGTGAGGCTGCTATCGGTGAAGGCCAAATCGCTGTTGAAGGAGCTGACGCAAGGACGTGAGGCCCTTGAGATAGACTACCGGCCCAGCGTGGAGGCGGAAAAGAACGGCACGTTGGAAACTCGCATGGCCCAGGCCCTGACGACCAGCCTGCGCCGCGACCTCAGCACCGGCTCCACCAGTGTCGGCCCTCACCGCGACGACTTCAAGCTGCTTATCAACGGCGTGGATATGTCCAGCTATTCGTCCCGGGGCCAGGCCCGCACCCTGGCGTTGGCCCTGCGACTGGCCGAGGCGTCCTATCTGTCGTCGGTCAAGGGCGAGCCTATCATGCTGCTGGACGATGTACTTTCCGAGCTGGACGTGCAGCGCCGCCGGCAGGTGTTGGAACGGGTCCAGGGCTTTCGACAGACCCTTATCACCACTACCGACCTGGCGCCCTTCGAGTCGGGGTTCCTTGCCATGGCGACCATCTACGGCGTCAACAAGGCCTCCGTGCAGGTGGTCAAAGGGGCGGGACAGGTGCTGTCCAGCGAAATCGAGGCGAGGCTAGGACTTCTTGGCGCCCCGGAGTCTTAA
- a CDS encoding RidA family protein, translated as MPAQRFDPKGQGPARGFIPAIKAGNTVYVSGQTGRKPDGTIPSDITGQTTQTFENLKSALALAGATLDQIVKITVYVTHKEDMDPFRAVRAKYMKNPNYPTSTLVVVTALAQPELRVEVEAWAYTG; from the coding sequence ATGCCTGCTCAGCGTTTTGACCCCAAGGGCCAGGGCCCCGCTAGAGGATTCATCCCCGCCATCAAAGCCGGCAACACTGTGTACGTCTCCGGCCAGACCGGCCGCAAGCCTGACGGCACCATCCCATCGGACATCACCGGCCAGACCACTCAGACCTTCGAGAACCTGAAATCCGCGCTGGCGCTGGCCGGGGCGACGCTGGACCAGATTGTGAAAATTACCGTCTACGTCACCCACAAAGAGGACATGGACCCCTTCCGCGCCGTCCGCGCCAAGTACATGAAGAACCCCAACTACCCCACCAGCACCCTGGTGGTAGTCACGGCCCTGGCACAGCCTGAGCTTCGCGTCGAGGTCGAGGCCTGGGCCTACACCGGCTAG
- a CDS encoding RidA family protein has translation MGSKEATMPIQRFDPENQAAKRGWVHAIKAGSFVFIAGQGGHRPDGTIASDFIGQANQTFENIKSALAMAGATLDQVVKMTVFVKDEKDMDAYRAVRARHMKAPNHPTSSMIAAKALAFPELLIAIEVWAYVG, from the coding sequence ATGGGCAGCAAGGAGGCGACTATGCCTATTCAACGCTTCGACCCCGAAAACCAGGCAGCCAAACGCGGGTGGGTCCACGCCATCAAGGCTGGCAGCTTCGTTTTCATCGCAGGCCAGGGCGGCCATAGACCTGACGGCACTATCGCGTCCGATTTCATTGGTCAGGCCAACCAGACCTTCGAGAATATTAAGTCCGCCTTAGCGATGGCGGGCGCAACGCTAGACCAGGTAGTGAAAATGACCGTTTTCGTGAAGGACGAGAAAGACATGGACGCCTATCGCGCCGTCCGCGCCAGACATATGAAGGCCCCGAATCATCCCACCAGCAGCATGATCGCGGCGAAGGCATTGGCTTTCCCAGAGCTTCTCATCGCGATAGAAGTCTGGGCCTACGTGGGGTAA
- a CDS encoding Zn-ribbon domain-containing OB-fold protein produces the protein MLEKTNRSTPSRAVQGNIPIYHRYTLGVAGERFFKALRDQQQILTSRCPQCGKRWLPPKMYCEKCFVEMTDWSPVEGPGVITAFTVLHRTLDEEPLEKPIVAVMVGWDDVEGGLLHRLEGVEASKVKIDMKVAPEWSDKRTGSLEDIRFFRPA, from the coding sequence ATGCTAGAAAAAACCAACCGCTCCACCCCCTCTCGCGCCGTTCAGGGCAACATCCCTATATACCACCGCTACACCCTGGGCGTCGCCGGCGAACGGTTCTTCAAAGCCTTGCGCGACCAGCAGCAAATTCTCACCTCCCGATGTCCCCAATGCGGCAAGCGATGGCTGCCGCCCAAGATGTACTGCGAAAAATGTTTTGTCGAAATGACCGATTGGTCGCCGGTGGAAGGGCCGGGCGTTATCACAGCCTTCACCGTCCTGCACCGCACGCTGGATGAGGAGCCGCTGGAAAAGCCCATCGTCGCGGTTATGGTGGGGTGGGACGACGTGGAAGGCGGGCTGCTGCACCGGCTGGAAGGCGTGGAGGCGTCGAAGGTAAAAATTGACATGAAGGTCGCGCCCGAGTGGTCGGACAAACGCACCGGCAGCCTGGAGGACATCCGCTTCTTCCGGCCCGCTTGA
- a CDS encoding clan AA aspartic protease, whose protein sequence is MGTFNIDIEIRDTQGRRFERVSAMVDTGASYTYVPRSILEKLGVKPTFKFPFILPDGREVQLDMAETKVKFDGMTRTQLVVFGEEDTEPLLGAFSLESFGLAVDPLKRKLFPVPGSLR, encoded by the coding sequence ATGGGCACTTTCAACATCGACATCGAGATAAGGGATACGCAGGGCAGGCGGTTTGAGCGAGTGTCCGCCATGGTTGATACCGGCGCGTCCTACACCTACGTCCCTCGCTCGATATTAGAGAAGCTCGGCGTAAAGCCCACCTTCAAGTTTCCCTTTATTCTCCCCGACGGACGTGAGGTCCAATTGGACATGGCTGAGACTAAAGTGAAGTTTGACGGTATGACAAGGACACAACTTGTCGTTTTTGGCGAGGAGGATACGGAACCTCTTCTCGGCGCTTTTTCGTTAGAGAGCTTTGGGCTGGCGGTTGACCCCCTAAAAAGAAAACTCTTTCCAGTCCCTGGCTCTTTAAGGTAA